Proteins encoded by one window of uncultured Cohaesibacter sp.:
- a CDS encoding 4-aminobutyrate--2-oxoglutarate transaminase, which produces MLNSEIAQRREKAIARGVGMMTQIYVDRALNAEVWDVEGNRYIDFAAGIAVVNTGHCNPKVMAAVEAQLKSFTHTCHQVLPYENYIHLAERLNAAVPGEGEKRTVFVTTGAEAVENAVKIARAHTGREAIVAFAGGFHGRTFMGMSLTGKVQPYKTGFGAMMNDIYHVPFPVELHGITVDQSIAAIKQLFKADLDPSRVAAIIVEPIQGEGGFYQAPAELMRAIRALCDEYGIVMIADEVQTGFARTGTLFAMEQYDVAPDVTAMAKGLGGGLPISAVTGKANIMDASGPGGLGGTYGGNPLGIAAAHAVLDLIEGDKLCERATSLGNKLKDTLTSLKSDVPEIADVRGPGFMIAVEFNKEDGSGPSADFANRVRTEALSRNLVLLTCGVYGNVIRFLAPLTIEDSVFDEAMGILKDSIRAAREG; this is translated from the coding sequence ATGCTGAACTCCGAAATTGCACAACGCCGTGAAAAAGCCATCGCCCGGGGCGTTGGCATGATGACCCAGATCTATGTGGATCGCGCCCTCAATGCCGAAGTCTGGGACGTGGAAGGCAACCGCTATATCGACTTCGCCGCAGGCATCGCCGTGGTCAACACCGGCCATTGTAACCCCAAAGTCATGGCAGCAGTCGAAGCCCAGCTCAAGAGCTTCACCCACACCTGCCATCAGGTGCTTCCCTATGAGAATTACATCCACCTCGCCGAACGCCTAAATGCAGCGGTCCCCGGCGAAGGCGAAAAACGCACGGTCTTCGTGACCACCGGCGCCGAAGCGGTCGAGAACGCCGTCAAGATCGCCCGAGCCCACACGGGCCGCGAGGCAATCGTCGCCTTCGCAGGTGGTTTCCATGGCCGTACCTTCATGGGCATGAGCCTCACCGGCAAGGTCCAGCCCTACAAGACCGGCTTTGGTGCCATGATGAACGACATCTACCATGTGCCTTTCCCGGTCGAACTGCACGGCATTACCGTCGATCAGAGCATCGCCGCCATCAAGCAGCTGTTCAAGGCAGATCTCGATCCGTCACGCGTCGCCGCAATTATTGTGGAACCAATTCAGGGTGAAGGGGGTTTCTATCAGGCACCAGCTGAACTGATGCGTGCGATCCGTGCTCTTTGCGACGAGTACGGCATCGTCATGATCGCGGATGAGGTTCAAACTGGCTTTGCTCGTACCGGCACCTTGTTTGCCATGGAACAGTATGATGTCGCCCCTGACGTCACGGCCATGGCCAAGGGGCTGGGCGGCGGGCTGCCAATCTCGGCAGTGACCGGCAAGGCAAACATCATGGATGCATCCGGCCCCGGCGGCCTTGGCGGCACCTATGGCGGCAACCCCCTCGGCATTGCAGCGGCCCACGCCGTGCTTGACCTGATCGAAGGCGACAAGCTCTGCGAACGTGCAACCAGCCTTGGCAACAAGCTCAAGGACACGCTGACCTCGCTGAAATCAGATGTGCCCGAAATCGCCGACGTGCGCGGCCCGGGCTTCATGATCGCGGTCGAGTTCAACAAAGAAGACGGCTCGGGACCAAGCGCCGATTTTGCCAACCGCGTCCGCACCGAGGCTCTTTCGCGCAATCTGGTACTGCTCACTTGCGGGGTCTATGGCAATGTCATACGGTTCCTCGCGCCACTGACCATCGAAGACTCGGTCTTTGATGAGGCGATGGGCATCCTCAAAGACTCGATTCGCGCTGCTCGGGAGGGCTAA
- a CDS encoding cupin domain-containing protein, whose translation MDASTDVGQRLQMVRKQAGLSQRALSKRAGVANSMVSQIEAGKINPSVGALKRILDGVPIGLAEFFSFEVVPEREVFFAAEDLKEIGKGKLSLKQVGNNLLGRNLQMLYETYETGADTGRVMYSHNGEEAGIVISGRIEITVGEERRILGPGDAYLFDSLLPHRFRVVGKDKCVIVSACTPPSF comes from the coding sequence ATGGATGCCTCAACGGATGTTGGACAGCGATTGCAGATGGTGCGCAAGCAGGCGGGATTGTCCCAGCGGGCCCTGTCGAAACGGGCCGGTGTTGCCAATTCGATGGTCTCGCAAATCGAGGCTGGAAAGATCAATCCGTCGGTGGGAGCATTGAAGCGCATTCTCGATGGGGTTCCGATCGGTCTGGCGGAATTTTTCTCGTTCGAGGTGGTGCCCGAACGGGAGGTTTTCTTTGCTGCCGAGGACCTGAAAGAAATTGGCAAGGGCAAGCTTTCGCTCAAGCAGGTCGGGAACAATCTTCTGGGGCGCAATCTGCAGATGCTCTACGAGACCTACGAGACGGGAGCTGATACCGGGCGGGTGATGTATAGCCACAATGGGGAAGAGGCGGGCATCGTGATATCGGGCCGGATCGAGATCACCGTGGGCGAAGAACGGCGTATTCTGGGGCCGGGGGATGCCTATCTGTTTGACAGTCTCCTGCCGCATCGGTTTCGCGTCGTTGGCAAGGACAAATGTGTCATTGTCAGCGCCTGCACACCGCCGAGCTTCTGA